In Sorghum bicolor cultivar BTx623 chromosome 10, Sorghum_bicolor_NCBIv3, whole genome shotgun sequence, one genomic interval encodes:
- the LOC8069380 gene encoding V-type proton ATPase catalytic subunit A, whose product MAFGERVTTFEDSEKESEYGYVRKVSGPVVVADGMGGAAMYELVRVGHDNLIGEIIRLEGDSATIQVYEETAGLMVNDPVLRTRKPLSVELGPGILGNIFDGIQRPLKTIAIKSGDVYIPRGVSVPALDKDQLWEFQPKKLGVGDAITGGDLYATVFENTLMQHHVALPPGSMGKISYIAPAGQYSLQDTVLELEFQGIKKQFTMLQTWPVRSPRPVSSKLAADTPLLTGQRVLDALFPSVLGGTCAIPGAFGCGKTVISQALSKYSNSEAVVYVGCGERGNEMAEVLMDFPQLTMTLPDGREESVMKRTTLVANTSNMPVAAREASIYTGITIAEYFRDMGYNVSMMADSTSRWAEALREISGRLAEMPADSGYPAYLAARLASFYERAGKVKCLGSPDRTGSVTIVGAVSPPGGDFSDPVTSATLSIVQVFWGLDKKLAQRKHFPSVNWLISYSKYSKALESFYEKFDPDFIDIRTKAREVLQREDDLNEIVQLVGKDALAESDKITLETAKLLREDYLAQNAFTPYDKFCPFYKSVWMMRNIIHFNTLANQAVERAASADGQKITYSVIKHRLGDLFYRLVSQKFEDPAEGEEALVGKFKKLYDDLTAGFRNLEDEAR is encoded by the exons ATGGCGTTCGGCGAGCGCGTCACCACCTTCGAGGACAGCGAGAAGGAGAGCGAGTACGGCTACGTCCGCAAG GTCTCCGGACCTGTCGTTGTGGCTGATGGAATGGGTGGTGCTGCCATGTATGAACTTGTTCGTGTTGGACATGATAACCTCATCGGGGAAATTATTCGTCTTGAGGGTGACTCAGCTACAATTCAAG TTTATGAGGAAACAGCTGGGCTGATGGTTAATGACCCAGTGTTGAGAACAAGAAAG CCTCTCTCAGTTGAATTGGGGCCTGGCATTCTTGGGAATATATTTGATGGAATTCAG CGCCCTCTAAAAACAATTGCGATCAAATCTGGGGACGTGTACATACCACGTGGTGTATCAGTCCCTGCCCTTGACAAAGATCAGCTGTGGGAATTTCAGCCAAAGAAGCTAG GCGTAGGAGATGCCATCACGGGTGGAGATCTATATGCT ACTGTATTTGAGAATACACTGATGCAACACCATGTTGCCCTTCCTCCTGGTTCTATGGGGAAAATAAGCTACATTGCCCCTGCTGGTCAGTACAGTTTGCAG GATACAGTACTGGAATTGGAATTTCAGGGAATCAAAAAGCAATTTACTATGCTCCAG ACATGGCCTGTACGTTCACCAAGGCCTGTTTCGTCAAAGCTTGCTGCTGACACACCTCTCTTAACAGGACAG CGTGTGCTCGATGCATTGTTTCCCTCAGTGCTTGGAGGGACATGTGCTATTCCTGGAGCATTTGGATGTGGAAAAACTGTCATTAGTCAAGCACTTTCAAAG TATTCCAATTCTGAAGCTGTGGTTTACGTGGGTTGTGGGGAACGAGGGAATGAGATGGCTGAGGTCCTTATGGACTTCCCACAATTGACAATGACATTGCCTGATGGACGTGAAGAGTCTGTCATGAAAAGAACAACTCTTGTGGCTAACACCTCCAACATGCCTGTTGCTGCTCGTGAAGCATCCATTTATACAG GAATTACGATAGCTGAGTATTTCCGTGACATGGGATATAATGTCAGTATGATGGCTGATTCTACTTCCCGATGGGCTGAAGCATTGCGTGAAATTTCAGGACGTTTG GCTGAAATGCCTGCAGATAGTGGTTACCCTGCATATTTGGCTGCACGGTTGGCATCGTTTTATGAACGTGCTGGGAAGGTGAAATGCCTTGGCAGTCCAGATCGGACTGGCAGTGTCACAATTGTCGGTGCTGTCTCTCCTCCTGGTGGTGATTTCTCAGATCCTGTTACCTCTGCAACCCTTAGTATTGTACAG GTCTTCTGGGGATTGGATAAGAAGCTGGCTCAAAGAAAGCATTTCCCATCTGTGAATTGGCTCATTTCATATTCAAAATACTCCAAG GCTCTGGAATCCTTCTACGAAAAGTTTGATCCGGACTTCATTGATATTAGGACAAAAGCACGTGAAGTATTACAGAGAGAggatgatctaaatgaaattgtcCAG CTTGTTGGCAAAGATGCACTGGCAGAAAGTGACAAGATTACTCTGGAGACTGCAAAGCTCCTTAGGGAAGATTACTTGGCGCAGAATGCATTCACACC ATATGACAAGTTTTGCCCGTTCTACAAATCTGTTTGGATGATGCGCAATATTATTCATTTCAACACATTAGCGAACCAG GCTGTGGAAAGAGCTGCTAGTGCTGATGGGCAAAAGATAACCTACAGTGTTATAAAGCATCGCCTCGGTGATCTTTTCTATCGCCTAGT TTCACAAAAGTTCGAGGATCCagctgaaggtgaagaagctctAGTCGGAAAATTCAAGAAACTGTATGACGACCTTACAGCCGGATTCCGCAACCTAGAAGACGAAGCACGGTGA